The DNA window AACGTGAAGAAGGGCCGCTACCCGCACCGGGTAGCGGCCCTTTTCGTGTTTCTAGAGCCATCTCGTACAGAGATGGCTCCGAGCTCAGACTCTCGTTGGACGAGATGACCGACCCGGCGCAAAGTGGGCTCATGACCACCCTGGCTCCATCCGCTTCACTGATCGAGACCCACCGCCCATCACGAGGGTTCTGGCTCGTCGCCGGCGCATTCCTCACCGCGATGGCCTTCTCGACCGTCCCCGCTCCGCTCTACGCGATCTACCACCTCTCGCCCTTCGTCGTCACGGTCGTGTTCGCGATGTACGCGGTCGGCGTGGTGGTCAGCCTGCTGCTCGCCGGGCACATCTCCGACTGGGTGGGACGCAAGCGCATCCTGATCCCCGCACTCGCGCTCGAGGTTCTCGCCGCGGTCGTCTTCCTCAGCTCCACCGCGTTGCCGGCTCTCCTGCTGGCCCGTCTGGTGTCCGGGCTCGGCGTCGGGCTGATCACGGCGACCGCGACGGCCTGGCTGTCCGAACTGCACTTCCTGGACCGCCCCGATTCGAGCAGCACCCGCTTCGAGGTGGTCTCCACCGCCGCGAACATCGGCGGGCTCGGCGTCGGGCCGTTGGTGTCCGGGGTGCTCGCCCAATACGTCGACGCACCGCTGCGGACGCCGTACCTCGTGTTCGCCGTGCTGTTGCTGCTGGCGATCGTCGGCGTGGGGATTTCGAGGGAGACGGTCGAGATTCGACCGGAGCGTCCGGCCTGGCGTCCGCAGCGGGTGCGGATCATCGGGCGCCGGTACCTGGCCGCGGCCACCACCGCCTTCACCGCGTTCGCGGTCTTCGGCCTGTTCAACTCGCTCGCGCCCGGCTTCGTGTCGGGGACGCTGCACCACCCGAGCCGGGCGCTGGCCGGCCTGATCGTCTTCGTCGTGTTCGGAGCCGCCGCCGCGGCCCAGACCGCGACCAGCCGGGTCCGCCCAGGCGCCCGGTTCTGCGGCGGGCTCGCCGTCGAGGCCGTCGGTCTGATCGTCCTGGCCACCGGCATGGCGCAGGCGAGCCTGGCCGGATTCCTGGTGGGTGGCGCGCTGGCCGGTGCCGGGGCCGGCGTCGTCTTCAAGTCGGCGATCGGGTCGGTCGTGGCCTCGGCTGCCCCGGAGGCTCGGGGCGAGGCTCTCGCCGGGCTGTTCCTGATCGCGTACCTCGGTCTGGTGATCCCGTCGCTGGCCCTCGGCGTCGCGACCCAGCTCATCGGCGCGACGGCGGCGATGCTCTGGTTCACCGGCGCGCTGCTGGCGCTCCTGGCCACGGGCGCCCTGCTCGCTCCGAAGACGTCACGGGATCGGTA is part of the Cryptosporangium phraense genome and encodes:
- a CDS encoding MFS transporter; its protein translation is MTTLAPSASLIETHRPSRGFWLVAGAFLTAMAFSTVPAPLYAIYHLSPFVVTVVFAMYAVGVVVSLLLAGHISDWVGRKRILIPALALEVLAAVVFLSSTALPALLLARLVSGLGVGLITATATAWLSELHFLDRPDSSSTRFEVVSTAANIGGLGVGPLVSGVLAQYVDAPLRTPYLVFAVLLLLAIVGVGISRETVEIRPERPAWRPQRVRIIGRRYLAAATTAFTAFAVFGLFNSLAPGFVSGTLHHPSRALAGLIVFVVFGAAAAAQTATSRVRPGARFCGGLAVEAVGLIVLATGMAQASLAGFLVGGALAGAGAGVVFKSAIGSVVASAAPEARGEALAGLFLIAYLGLVIPSLALGVATQLIGATAAMLWFTGALLALLATGALLAPKTSRDR